A single window of Drosophila suzukii chromosome 3, CBGP_Dsuzu_IsoJpt1.0, whole genome shotgun sequence DNA harbors:
- the LOC118877610 gene encoding HEAT repeat-containing protein 5B isoform X2 — translation MENLNFARTPQFLRKVISEARRSFINSDPFAASSARGRSEAEEEASSEMELAHTLTLNEEALKQLPEHKRPVFELEWLRYLEKALPLASKPDIKASQKKLVQQLSERIQGAPGPPIRKLIASALATLFSVGDTFMLFDTVNACNDILKNKDDSPSYLPTKLAAICVLGSMYEKLGRMMGRTYEDTVQILIRTLRNAESQARIEIMHTLEKVSAGMGTAIANVHKDIYKAAKHCLLDRVMAVRVAAARCISKMIYSAPFLYQTELESLGTLCFRAFDGSNYEVRCAVALLLGTLLAYTQQLAEAATGKKKQGQAVAIQAVKGATQRLVSLDEALGILMSGFLRGGASFLKGTGEIIKGSSGVNREVRVGVTHAYVVFVQTMGSVWLERQLSTFLAHVLDLVANPKAACSHVDAVYSRKCINFILRSTIGKMLGEKAQSAACKELVHLVAKQMNSIDFNPENAKDSNQETLFSQHLLVCALQELSSLLIGLGTTAQNLLGDQSLQAIDATCAVLVHPCAAARLAAAWCLRCACVAVPGQITPLIDRFVEAIEQMRSSPEAIAGYSCALAAILGSVRYSPLGIPHTKGKVVFNCAEELLRSASQNSRMSLHRTQAGWLLIGAIMTLGSPVVKGLLPRMLLLWRNSFPRSNKELESEKARGDAFTWQVTLEGRAGALSVMHSFLLNCPDLLNEDITRRLLTPIESALAMLVNLASVLKSYGTQLKAPAAMVRLRLFETLTLLPANALEASYTHLLRMLVSEFTLSDNAANTTNSLLRTLCHGDDSIILGTWLQETNHRTIEDQMEPNRKVDGEHLQPNSAAGSGALEHDPCCLYRPSWSAQGSGSSAGGPASATSSGSNGTNNIQLISKAQQCPGPLPLGVAVIDMAVTLYGTIFPKVANKHRLQMLEHFAECIRQAKSSRQEAVQMNIFTALLCALKNLTDSKTSLGQEDVRKSATALVVASLTSANSTIRCAAGEALGRLAQVVGDSHFTAELAQNSFDKLKSARDVVTRTGHSHALGCLHRYVGGMGSSQHLSTSVSILLALGQDSASPVVQAWSLYALAQIADSGGPMFRGYVEATLTLCLKLLLTVPHAHVDVHQCVGRVVNALITTVGPELQGGGGAVASMRGLFLCSAALLQAHADPLVQAEAIGCLQQLHLFASKSLQLEELVPTLVGMLPCNYFILRKASVSCLRQLAHREAKEVCDLALTINAEQLPDLVITEYGLPGLLFSLLDTETDAEMLRNIHDTLISMLQMLAADNLSFWLSLCKNVLTVAVEGGLNDDPAGAEQGKGKEAGGEDEEEDEEEEYADDVTEYRAEENTSTHPAVQPRWPTRVFAAQCVRRIIASCEAASSVHFDLLQAKEQQLIRSRGDYLILHLAELIRMSFMAATSDSDQLRLEGLRTLQEIIDRFANVPEPEFPGHLLLEQFQAQVGAALRPAFAQDTPSHVTAAACEVCSAWIGSGVARDIGDLRRVHQLLVSSLSKLSSKTNSTQLYNESMATLEKLSILKAWAEVYIVAMLGNGKAPASLLNLQSQQSGLQSLTNLETDQDVPDNRGESLLGLVQPELHNLSTHWLSAMKDHALLLLPAEFQSQLPHDGGAFYTTDTINSSKPHYMTSWPPILYASALWLRDEGFARHQDTSETAAESNNNQITHGSLSADRFHMIFGICMEALCSMRSSERPRNIVSCLRSLHSIFDSDWARRQLVKDRALTIELCHVLHRQILTRDELLVQLLCVEILKQTIRAAREDLERKRDDNANSEDGKGGERLGEDDSMQPGSSHVYAVLEVCLCLFVRQIPTMNPTRQGAGGSGLQLDFAYAKMANGTSFFSVLGDDNGLLVASGLQCVEQLLDLCTPKGALAILPTVLYMTTSIVKEIANKSAIDSTILANTSAVKAALQCLRSVCVHKWTKVEETSEEWQQLLQSALATIVDLTKTAGDNEERRVDEVTMLLAITVFILHTPASVVATPSLQYPCINHFRQCLQSEHLSVKLRCIETTRSIFARAELKTATPYIHALAPRMIESLYAESSKVPTSELELQVTLESIITVEQLIDLSEPQHHIQMLTLLVPVLIGFLADPSRLRTLPKYQRQLHDQALQWLLKIGPKYPQEFKALMGQTPELRQKLEAAIRSQQQSINIAQKATEAQRNLLAKPQKPTIKLKTDFSNFQ, via the exons AtggaaaacttaaattttgcACGCACGCCGCAATTTCTGCGCAAAGTTATCTCCGAGGCGCGCAG ATCGTTTATAAACAGCGACCCATTTGCCGCCTCATCCGCAAGGGGACGTTCGGAAGCCGAGGAGGAGGCATCATCCGAGATGGAGCTCGCCCACACTTTGACCCTTAATGAGGAGGCTCTCAAGCAGTTGCCCGAGCACAAGCGGCCGGTATTCGAGCTGGAATGGCTGCGCTACTTGGAGAAGGCGCTGCCACTGGCCTCCAAGCCGGACATCAAGGCCAGCCAAAAGAAGCTGGTGCAGCAGCTCTCGGAACGCATCCAGGGTGCCCCGGGTCCGCCCATTCGCAAGCTCATCGCCAGCGCTTTGGCCACGCTCTTCTCCGTTGGCGACACCTTCATGCTCTTTGACACCGTCAACGCCTGTAACGACATCCTCAAGAACAAAGATGACTCGCCCAGCTATTTGCCCACCAAGCT CGCCGCCATTTGCGTCTTGGGCTCAATGTACGAAAAGCTGGGTCGGATGATGGGCCGCACCTACGAGGACACGGTACAGATCCTCATTCGCACCCTGCGCAACGCGGAGTCTCAGGCACGCATCGAGATCATGCACACGCTGGAGAAGGTGAGCGCTGGCATGGGCACCGCCATTGCCAACGTGCACAAGGACATCTACAAGGCGGCCAAGCACTGCCTTCTGGATCGAGTGATGGCCGTTCGAGTGGCCGCCGCCCGCTGCATCTCAAAGATGATCTACAGTGCGCCATTCCTCTACCAGACCGAGCTGGAGAGTCTGGGAACCCTGTGCTTCCGTGCCTTTGACGGGAGCAACTACGAAGTCCGATGTGCGGTGGCTCTGCTGCTGGGCACACTTCTGGCCTACACTCAACAACTGGCAGAGGCAGCAACGGGCAAAAAGAAGCAGGGTCAAGCAGTAGCCATACAGGCGGTCAAGGGCGCTACTCAACGTCTGGTTTCCCTGGACGAAGCACTTGGCATCCTGATGTCGGGTTTCCTGCGTGGAGGAGCTTCTTTTCTCAAGGGAACCGGAGAGATTATCAAAGGCAGCTCTGGAGTGAACAGAGAAGTGCGTGTGGGTGTAACCCATGCCTATGTAGTCTTTGTACAAACCATGGGCAGCGTTTGGCTGGAGCGACAGTTGAGCACCTTTCTGGCACATGTTCTGGACCTGGTGGCCAATCCCAAGGCCGCCTGCTCCCACGTGGACGCGGTGTACTCGCGAAAGTGCATCAACTTTATACTCCGATCGACTATTGGCAAGATGCTGGGCGAAAAGGCGCAAAGCGCTGCTTGCAAGGAGCTGGTCCACCTGGTGGCCAAACAGATGAATTCCATTGACTTCAATCCCGAAAACGCCAAGGATTCGAATCAAGAAACGCTGTTCAGTCAGCACTTGCTGGTGTGTGCCCTGCAGGAACTAAGTTCCCTGCTCATTGGATTGGGAACCACGGCCCAGAACTTGTTGGGAGATCAATCCCTGCAAGCCATCGATGCCACCTGTGCCGTTCTCGTGCATCCCTGTGCTGCCGCTCGCTTGGCTGCCGCTTGGTGTTTGCGTTGCGCTTGTGTGGCGGTTCCTGGACAGATCACACCACTGATCGATCGCTTTGTGGAGGCCATCGAGCAGATGCGATCCTCTCCAGAAGCAATCGCTGGATACAGCTGCGCTCTGGCGGCCATTTTGGGAAGCGTTCGGTACTCGCCGTTGGGCATACCCCACACAAAGGGCAAGGTCGTGTTCAACTGCGCGGAGGAACTGCTGCGATCTGCTTCCCAGAATAGCCGCATGTCGCTGCATCGCACCCAGGCCGGCTGGTTGTTGATTGGAGCCATCATGACTTTGGGATCGCCAGTGGTCAAGGGCTTGCTGCCGCGAATGCTGCTACTTTGGCGGAACTCGTTCCCGCGATCCAACAAAGAGCTGGAGTCAGAGAAGGCGCGCGGTGATGCCTTCACTTGGCAGGTGACGCTCGAGGGCAGAGCTGGAGCTCTCTCCGTGATGCACAGCTTCCTGCTTAATTGTCCGGATCTGCTAAACGAGGACATAACCAGGCGGCTGCTCACGCCCATCGAGAGCGCCCTGGCTATGCTGGTCAA TTTGGCCTCTGTCCTGAAGAGCTATGGCACACAGCTAAAGGCTCCGGCAGCCATGGTACGACTACGTCTGTTCGAGACCCTTACCCTGCTGCCGGCCAATGCCCTGGAGGCCTCCTACACTCATCTCCTTCGCATGCTCGTCTCAGAATTCACCCTGTCCGATAACGCAGCCAACACCACTAACTCACTACTGCGGACACTCTGTCATGGTGATGATTCTATCATTCTGGGAACCTGGCTGCAGGAAACCAACCATCGCACCATTGAGGATCAG ATGGAGCCCAATCGCAAAGTCGATGGCGAGCAT CTGCAACCCAATAGCGCCGCTGGATCTGGCGCCCTAGAGCATGATCCGTGCTGCCTCTACCGTCCCAGTTGGTCCGCCCAGGGCAGTGGATCCAGCGCTGGAGGCCCAGCATCAGCAACATCGTCTGGAAGCAACGGGACGAACAACATCCAGCTGATCAGCAAGGCCCAACAGTGCCCAGGACCTTTGCCACTCGGCGTGGCTGTGATCGATATGGCAGTAACACTCTACGGAACCATCTTTCCTAAAGTCGCCAACAAACATAGGCTGCAAATGCTAGAGCACTTTGCCGAGTGCATTCGCCAGGCGAAGAGCAGTCGCCAAGAAGCCGTCCAAATGAATATATTTACGGCTCTGCTGTGCGCTCTGAAGAACCTTACCGATAGCAAGACTAGTTTGGGTCAGGAGGATGTAAGAAAGAGTGCCACGGCATTGGTAGTTGCTTCGTTGACAAGTGCCAATTCAACCATACGATGTGCGGCTGGAGAGGCCTTGGGAAGATTAGCCCAGGTGGTGGGAGATTCTCATTTCACCGCGGAGTTGGCTCAAAATAGTTTCGATAAACTTAAGTCTGCCAGAGATGTCGTCACAAGAACAGGACATTCGCACGCCCTGGGATGCCTTCATCGCTATGTGGGTGGAATGGGCTCGTCGCAGCATCTGAGTACCAGTGTATCCATCCTGCTGGCTTTGGGTCAAGACAGTGCCTCGCCTGTGGTGCAGGCTTGGTCGCTGTATGCTTTGGCGCAGATTGCCGACTCTGGAGGACCCATGTTCCGTGGCTATGTGGAGGCTACTTTGACGCTGTGCCTAAAACTCCTCCTTACCGTTCCCCATGCCCATGTGGATGTGCATCAGTGCGTGGGACGAGTAGTGAATGCTTTGATCACCACCGTGGGACCGGAGTTACAAGGAGGCGGTGGAGCAGTGGCCAGTATGAGGGGATTATTCCTCTGCTCAGCAGCTCTTCTTCAGGCGCACGCAGATCCCCTAGTGCAAGCAGAGGCCATTGGTTGCCTGCAGCAGCTGCATCTCTTTGCCAGTAAATCCCTGCAACTGGAGGAGCTGGTGCCCACGTTGGTTGGAATGTTGCCCTGTAACTATTTCATACTGCGCAAGGCCTCCGTTTCCTGTCTCCGGCAATTGGCCCATCGGGAAGCAAAGGAAGTGTGTGACCTAGCACTCACCATTAACGCCGAACAACTTCCAGACTTGGTAATTACGGAATACGGACTTCCAGGATTGCTTTTTTCTCTTCTCGATACCGAAACGGACGCAGAAATGCTTCGGAACATTCATGATACACTCATTTCAATGCTGCAAATGCTGGCTGCAGACAATCTCAGCTTCTGGTTGAGTCTCTGCAAGAATGTGTTAACCGTAGCTGTTGAAGGAGGACTCAATGATGATCCCGCTGGTGCAGAACAAGGGAAGGGCAAGGAAGCTGGAGGAGAAGATGAGGAAgaggacgaggaggaggagtatgctgatgatgtgaCAGAATACCGAGCGGAGGAGAACACTTCCACCCACCCCGCAGTGCAGCCGCGGTGGCCCACTCGTGTTTTTGCCGCCCAGTGCGTCCGACGGATCATCGCCAGTTGCGAGGCAGCCAGCTCGGTGCACTTCGATCTCCTGCAGGCCAAGGAACAGCAACTCATTCGCTCGCGTGGAGATTATCTCATCCTGCATTTGGCGGAGCTGATTCGAATGTCCTTTATGGCCGCCACATCGGACTCGGATCAACTGAGGTTGGAAGGATTGCGCACTCTGCAAGAGATCATTGATCGGTTTGCTAACGTTCCAGAACCAGAGTTCCCAGGTCATCTTCTGTTGGAGCAGTTCCAGGCTCAGGTGGGAGCCGCTTTGCGTCCTGCTTTTGCGCAGGATACGCCTTCCCATGTGACGGCTGCTGCTTGTGAAGTTTGCTCCGCGTGGATCGGGTCTGGAGTGGCTCGCGATATTGGGGACTTAAGAAGAGTTCACCAGTTGCTAGTGAGTTCCCTTAGCAAGCTCTCCTCGAAAACCAACAGCACTCAGTTGTACAACGAATCCATGGCCACGTTGGAGAAGTTGAGCATCCTTAAGGCCTGGGCAGAGGTTTACATTGTGGCCATGCTAGGAAATGGAAAGGCTCCAGCTTCCCTCCTGAATCTCCAATCCCAGCAGTCCGGCCTACAATCCCTAACCAACTTGGAAACGGATCAGGATGTTCCTGATAATCGAGGAGAGAGTCTCCTAGGATTAGTGCAACCAGAGCTCCATAACTTATCCACTCACTGGTTGAGTGCCATGAAGGATCATGCTTTGCTGCTGCTTCCGGCGGAATTCCAGTCCCAGCTCCCTCACGACGGAGGAGCCTTCTACACTACGGATACAATTAACTCATCAAAACCACATTATATGACCAGTTGGCCCCCCATCCTCTACGCCTCTGCACTCTGGTTAAGGGATGAGGGTTTTGCGCGCCATCAAGACACAAGCGAAACGGCTGCAGAATCGAACAACAACCAGATCACCCACGGTTCTTTGTCGGCAGATCGCTTCCACATGATTTTCGGCATCTGCATGGAGGCACTTTGCAGCATGAGAAGTTCTGAGAGACCCAGGAACATAGTGAGTTGTCTACGCTCGCTGCACAGCATCTTTGATTCGGATTGGGCGAGGAGACAATTGGTTAAGGATCGAGCACTAACCATTGAACTCTGTCACGTACTACACCGACAGATCCTGACGAGAGATGAGTTACTTGTGCAACTGCTGTGCGTGGAAATTTTAAAGCAAACTATCCGCGCTGCGAGGGAAGATTTGGAGAGAAAACGGGACGACAATGCAAATTCTGAGGACGGAAAGGGTGGAGAGCGGCTAGGTGAAGATGACTCTATGCAGCCTGGAAGTTCCCACGTCTACGCCGTCCTGGAGGTTTGTCTCTGCCTGTTTGTCCGCCAAATACCTACTATGAATCCGACGAGACAGGGAGCTGGTGGCTCCGGCTTACAGCTGGACTTTGCCTACGCCAAAATGGCCAACGGCACTTCCTTCTTCTCGGTGCTGGGCGATGACAACGGCCTGCTGGTGGCCAGTGGATTGCAGTGCGTCGAACAGTTATTAGATCTGTGTACTCCTAAAGGTGCCCTAGCAATCCTGCCCACCGTCCTGTACATGACAACCAGCATCGTTAAGGAAATCGCCAACAAGTCGGCCATAGATAGTACCATATTGGCAAATACAAGTGCTGTGAAGGCTGCCCTGCAATGCTTGCGATCCGTATGCGTCCACAAGTGGACCAAAGTGGAGGAAACATCCGAGGAGTGGCAGCAGCTGCTTCAGAGTGCCCTAGCTACTATTGTGGATCTTACCAAGACAGCTGGTGATAACGAAGAAAGGAGAGTCGACGAGGTCACTATGCTGCTGGCCATCACTGTATTCATCCTACACACGCCAGCCTCCGTGGTGGCCACGCCATCGCTGCAATATCCGTGCATCAATCACTTCCGGCAGTGTCTGCAGTCGGAACACCTTTCCGTAAAGCTGCGCTGCATCGAGACCACACGATCGATCTTCGCGCGTGCGGAACTGAAGACGGCTACTCCCTACATTCACGCCCTCGCACCTAGGATGATCGAGTCGTTGTATGCGGAGTCCAGCAAGGTGCCCACAAGCGAGCTGGAGCTGCAGGTCACCCTTGAGAGCATTATCACCGTGGAGCAGCTGATAGACTTGTCGGAGCCACAACATC ACATACAAATGCTGACGCTGTTGGTTCCTGTGCTTATTGGATTCCTAGCCGATCCCAGTCGACTACGGACGCTCCCCAAGTACCAAAGGCAGCTTCACGACCAGGCGCTGCAGTGGCTTCTGAAGATCGGCCCCAAGTATCCGCAGGAGTTTAAGGCCCTGATGGGTCAAACTCCAGAGCTGCGACAGAAACTAGAAGCAGCCATTCGCAGTCAACAGCAGTCGATCAATATTGCCCAAAAAGCCACCGAGGCGCAGAGGAACCTGCTGGCCAAGCCACAGAAGCCCACGATCAAGCTAAAGACGGACTTTAGTAACTTCCAATGA